In the genome of Dromiciops gliroides isolate mDroGli1 chromosome 1, mDroGli1.pri, whole genome shotgun sequence, the window GTTATATCCCTCTAGATTATAGTTGTCTGAGAGAGTCTCCAGTATTAATCTACCCTTATTCCACTTACTAGAGCCACCCCACCTTTCCCTGCACCCcacaattctctccctctcttctccagtcCCAGCCAGTGACATGCCACGGCTTGGGGAAAGTTTTCAATTTTTAACACTTTAGCCTATAGTCTAATTGCACTATATCTTAACCCCCATTAGGGTGATTATAACCTTTCTTCTCACCTGTGAACAGGGACAGAGTCTTGTGCCCCTGGGGAGGAACGGTGCCCCTCTGAGACATGTTCCCCAATCATTTGTGAGGGACCTGAATGTGCTGCTCTGTGGACTGACAccagctgccccccacctccctGCCTGGCTGAATATCGATTTTGCGATGGGGTCAATGATTGTCCCAATGGCACAGATGAACGGCTTGTAGACTGCACCCTGAAGATGTCCTCCCTCCGGTGCGCCAGGCAGGAGTTCCAGTGTGCCCCAGGAGTGTGTATCCCACATGCGTGGGTGTGTGACGGTCACCCAGACTGTGCCAGTGGCAGTGACGAACGTCATTGCGGTGAGTGTTCGTGGGCACCTGCACGTTGTACCCTTGCAGCCAGCTAGAGAGCCAGggagaaggagagctcaggatCCTTGGGCCTTGGGCGGCCCAGGAAGGAGAGGCTTTCAGAGGTCCCTGACTGGACAGTGGTTTAGAAAAGCTTGAGTGGAATGATGATGGGAGACAGAGGAAATGTGGGTTGTTTTCCAGTCCCAGCCAGCTTCACTGCCATGGCCCATTAAGTGGCAGAGGTACAGTTTAGGGAGGGGATCTCCCAGAATCTAGATCTGGCCGGTGTTGACCTGGGTCCCTCAGGCTGCTGAACTCTGGTGTATCTCTGAGGTTAGAGACATCCTCTGGAACGCTGACCAGGGTAGGTTCCCCCACCCAACTGCTGATTCTTTGGTCTCAGATGCAGCCAGCCATAGTCAATATTGAGTcatgaaacatttattgagcacctactatgtgccaggcacttgggtTAGGCACTCAGGAGACAAATGTGAAGATGTGCCTTTGAGGAATTTATGATTTAATAGAGGGAGCTGAAAGGATGGAGGAGCTTGTGGGTGGGGAGGAGTACCTGATATGGGGGTACAGGGGAATAAGTCAGGCAGGGAAGTCCCACAGTGGTTCAGCCACGTGAGAAAGGAGATGTTCTGAGCTCGGCTCCCTCCTTACTATGGGGTAGATTTGGGAATTCATGGCCCCACCGTCCAGTCGGAGGGGCAGAGGTAGTGATGAGGGCAGTCCCACAGCTGGATGATGAGGGCTTCCCAGCAGTGAGCTCCCTGAGACATGGCggagaagtcagagaagtcccaaagtgAAAGCAGCAGATGTCCATAGAAATGGAGGCTCCCTCTTCCCCCAGGGCTGCTGACCTGAGGCCTGAGGCCTGCTGATATAATTGCAGGGATAACAGAAGGATCTGGTAGCACTGTCCCCTCAGGAAATCACAGTGCCAGTGGGCCTCCTTAGGACCACTGGTAAGTGTCCCTGAGTGTGGGCAGCATCTCCACTCTGTTGGCTTTCAGAGTGTTGGCCCCATCACGTGTAGAACCTCCATGGCCTCCTTGTGATGCCTCACCCTGTAGTAGCAGGTCCGGATGCTCTCTGCTGTGGGGAGACTGAGGGCTGGGGTGGCCATCACTGCTTGTGCATCCCCTAGGGGGCCTCCGCTTGGAGAGGTGGGCCACCAGCTGCTGTACTAGATAGTACTTCCTCCTGCCTGGGCCAGGTTCCAGCAGCATCTCTCCCCTACCAGGAAGCACATGGAGTCCTCAGCGTTTGGAACAGTTTCTTTGAGGAGGCCTTGGCACGTCTTTTCTCTGTGGTGGGGTGGGGATAGAGAATGCCCAAGGCACCTCCGCGGGGCTTCCTTCAGGCACTTCCTTAGACGGCCCAGAGAGAGGTGGAGGGGCCAGGCCTTGGGAGGTGAGACAAGGGGATCGTGTGGTGCCAGGACTGTGCAAGTCTTTGATTCTGTTCCTTTCCAACTGTCTTGTTCAGGGCAGAGACAGGACACTGGGTCAGACATAAGTGCTGGTAAAGTGATGATGGAGAACGGAGGCaatggtgggagtggggggaggctTCTGCCTCACATTCCAGGCTCCTGCTGATTCTGACCCGTGGGGAGGGGCCTGACAGGGAGCTCCAGTCTGGGGAGGTGTGTGTGACTATAGCTCTGGCCTATACCACTCGGGGGATGTGCTCTGGTGGCATTGTCAGGCCCAGAAATGCAGGGAGCCGTAGATCCCTTTAGCTCTGGATGTAGCTGACCATAGTGAGGCTGAGGCTCTTCCTCCTTTTGGGTGCTGCTCACCTGAGGATGCTTCCATTTCAGGAGTGACACAGACTCCTGGAGACCAGAACACTACCCGGGGTCGTGGAGGCCTCACACCTTCAGAAAGACGAAGTGCGTACGGCCTGGTCATGGCAGCAGGTGAGGCCCCTTGGGCAGCCAGTGTGGCTACTCAGCTCTCTCTGCCTTGTGACTTAGGTCCTGCCAATCACACACAGGTAGAAGGAGCCTTGCAGGCCATTGAACTCGAACCCATTGCACAACCTCCTCAACAAGCAGTCACCCAAGCCTgagcttgaagacctccagggaggggTGACAAATGCCTCTTGAGCAAGCCCATTCTCCCCACTAGGAACACTTGGCTGACATCTAAGCATGGTTTACTCCATCACTTTTGGAGAAAGCAAACAAGTTCAATCCCCGCTCCACGTGCTGGCTGGCCCTTCCAGTCTCCCCCAGGATTTCTCATTTCTAGGCTAAACATTTCTGGTTTCCTCACTGGATCCGCCTgcgatagtggatagagcactggactgtaAGTAGGGAaaccctgagtttgaatcctggctcagatGTGTCCTCATGGTATAattctgggcaaggcacttaaacctcagtttccccaactgtaaaacgGGGGTAGTAACTGCACCTagctcccaaggtggttgtgaggatcagatatcAAAATATATGGCGTGTTTTGCCAACCCTAAAGCAGCTTTGGGTAGCACCACCTACGGTAGCTTGGGTTACGGTCTCCAAGCTCTTCAGTCTCCTGATTTCCCCTTCTTTGGATGCTTCAGTTTATCAGTGTCTTTCCTTCACTGTGGTACCCAGACCTGCCCTCAGGACTCTGGGTTTGGTCTGACACCAAGGCTGGATCTGCCTGGGCTTCAACCTTGGGTGCCCCAAATGTCTTCTGGGATCACCTCAGCACATTGCTGACCCAAGCCACTAAAACTGCAGAATGCAAAGGGAGTTTCTGGAGAAGATGAAGTCAGGAAAGTAGCCGGTGGCAAATATTCTTGGCTTTCCCACCAGCTCCAGCTCATTCTGCCTGTTAGTGCCCAGTGTGCTCTCCCTGTAGGCTAATGCTCCCGTTTGTATTTATCCTCTATTATGTTCTTGAAACCTGAAATAAGACCTTCTTTGCTGCTCTGCTCCATGGGAAGAGCCCCTTCTTCTGCCACTTCCCTGGGAGTCCTGGGAGTTCCCAGCCTTCAGAGCAGGATCTACCCTGGGGAttgcgtggggggggggggggcggtagaGAAGGCATCAGAACAGTGCTGAGTGTAAGGTGCACATGCTCAGTGCTGCTCTGAGAGTGGTCCTTTGGGTGGGGATGGCAGTGAGGCAGAAGACATGGTTTCAAGTCCTGGTCCTGGCACAAACCTGCCATGGGGCACTGGGCAAGTGACACCTTCCTCCATGCCTTATTTCAAttctctgtaaaacgagggggttgggTTTTCTTGAAGGGCCTTTCCAGTGCTGACTTTTTTCTgagtttatactttttttcttgattttcagcTGCCCTGAGTGGGGTTCTGGCTGCTGCCTGTCTCCTTGTGTGTTGCCAGACCTGGGCCCAAATCCGGTGGCGCCTTCCCCCCCAACCAAACCTGGTGGAAGCTGTGAAGGAGTCGCTTCTGATGCCTGAGCGGACACCATCTTTCTTAATCTGAAGGCCAGCTTGCCTGGCCTTCAGGACTGCTTTTGATCCTCCCGGACGGCTTGTCCATTTGTGAAACTGGCCTAGGTCTCCCAGGGACTCAGTGCAGAGCCCACCAGCAGGAGGAAAagcagaggggtgggggagagagactgTTAGCTAGACAGAACTCTCTTCCCCATCGGCCTCCATCACAAGCTACCTCTTTAAGGCAGCAGACAGGGCCTGACCTCATTGCCTTCCTCTACCACCCTGGGAGGCCCTGTATCCGGCACCCCTTGGAAAGGGCCGGATGGGTGTGGATCCTGGTTCCTTCCAACAGAACACATCCTGCCTGcatgtgggggggtggggggggtggggggaaattggCTGTTGACTCCAGAGGTGGTCACACAGCCCGATCACTCACTCATGCAGCTGGTTTCAGGGGCTGTGCTTTTTGTTGAGTAAGGCTGGGTGCCCCTGGTATTGGCCACAGGGTGGGGCTGGTGACCCCAGGCTGAGACACTCCATTCAGTTCCCCGCTGAACTGCAGGTGAGGGGGAGGAGAACCTCAACACCTGTGATGATCTACAGTTCAgcaattaaaatatttctcaaaacTTAAGGCCTTTCCTCCAGTCTGTCTCCTGGGCTCCTTTCTACATTTCCCCACAGAAGAAGACTGACCTAGAGCTCATGGGCACTACAGCTGGATGCAAGTAGACTTACCCCTACCCTAGAGAAATTTACCTCTTCCTTTGGGCTAGTGGAGTATGTACAAGGAGGGGAAGCTGGGTtaggtggtctctaaggttctAGGAGACTCTGTTAACAGTTCCCCACCCTCTTCCCTTCATTGTAAGTTACAGGTGCAACACAAACTCAAGTCATGCATTTTGAAGCCGCTAGTAACTTTTACtgtagacagacagaaaggaaggaaaatagaagcATAGACTTTTTTAAGTCAGACTGACCTGGGTTTATAAGAATCACTCCCATTTTGATAGCACTGTAATGTATACTTTCCCCATAGTAATCCATCAGATAAGCAGTACAAGTGTTATTCCCgtttttctgaaaaggaaaactgaggcccagaaaggttcgATGATTTATTGTtgaggtcacacagtgtcagagctgggatttgaacccagatctctcaaCTGCcaatgtatatagtatatttctcccacagaatttaaattccttgaaagagaTCTTTGAAAGCTAGTTCAACTTTCCACTCCAGGTGGTGAGCCCTTTGACTGCATCCCTGCTAGGTAGGAGGCGACAGGGTAGTGTGTAGaagtcagagggtctgggtttGGGGCTTGCTTGGCTTTGCCATTTAACTCTAGTTGGACCCCAGCCAAGTAAAccctctgaatctgtttcctcatctgtaaagtgagggtttGGCTTAGATTAaactcagcatttattaagcacctactatgtacaaggtaatGTAATAGGCATTGGGGATCCAAAGACCAAATTGAAATAGAAGGAATTTACTAGTGAGGGGAGACAAGAAATACTGAATCACAAGAGTTGGCTGAGACCTTGGGCACCATCTAGTTCTGCCCGTGCCTGAAGAACAGTCTCTTCTACAGCAGTCCCACCAAGCAGTCGTCAGGTCTTTGCTGAAAGATCCCCAGTGAGGGGAGCCCCTAAGacggcccctgcc includes:
- the CD320 gene encoding CD320 antigen, whose amino-acid sequence is MARALLRLLPLLLAVLQRAPALSLPSAPTQLQSVAPPGTEGPCPLSQFPCGLGICIPSEWLCDGDRDCSDGRDETSCRTESCAPGEERCPSETCSPIICEGPECAALWTDTSCPPPPCLAEYRFCDGVNDCPNGTDERLVDCTLKMSSLRCARQEFQCAPGVCIPHAWVCDGHPDCASGSDERHCGVTQTPGDQNTTRGRGGLTPSERRSAYGLVMAAAALSGVLAAACLLVCCQTWAQIRWRLPPQPNLVEAVKESLLMPERTPSFLI